A window of Mycolicibacterium fluoranthenivorans contains these coding sequences:
- a CDS encoding AI-2E family transporter, translating into MTRSPGVLTADPLADESVSPVIRKAAAWSWRLLVIGAAVMAALWVMTHLELIFVPVALAAMMAALLMPAVDLLHTRRVPRGAAVAGVILGAIAVVGGILTFVVSQFISGAPDLVEQVTRSIDGLRVWLVEGPAHLSKDQIDHAGDSVITALRENQAKLTSGALSTAGTITEIVTGALLVLFTLIFLLNGGRDIFAFITRIFPTTVRDRVRDAGRAGFRSLIGYVRATCLVALVDAIGIGTGLAIMGVPLALPLASLVFLGAFIPLVGAVLTGGIAVVVALIAKGWVYALITLGLIIAVQQLEAHVLQPIVMGRAVSLHPLAVVLAIAGGGVLAGIVGALLAVPALAVTNSAVRVLLAPDPDAEEALLAAESGAGPDPDPDPGAGDESG; encoded by the coding sequence ATGACCCGCTCCCCTGGTGTACTCACCGCCGATCCGCTCGCCGACGAGTCGGTGAGCCCCGTGATCCGCAAGGCGGCTGCCTGGTCCTGGCGGTTGCTGGTCATCGGTGCGGCGGTGATGGCGGCGCTGTGGGTGATGACGCACCTCGAGCTCATCTTCGTGCCTGTGGCATTGGCGGCCATGATGGCCGCGCTGCTGATGCCTGCGGTCGACCTCCTGCACACGCGCCGGGTGCCGCGCGGGGCGGCGGTGGCGGGGGTGATCCTCGGCGCGATCGCCGTCGTCGGCGGCATCCTGACCTTCGTGGTGAGTCAATTCATCAGTGGCGCACCGGATCTCGTCGAGCAGGTGACGCGCAGTATCGACGGGTTGCGGGTCTGGCTGGTGGAGGGGCCCGCGCATCTGAGCAAGGATCAGATCGACCACGCCGGCGACTCGGTCATCACCGCGCTGCGGGAGAACCAGGCCAAGCTGACCAGCGGGGCGCTGTCCACCGCGGGCACCATCACCGAGATCGTGACCGGTGCCCTGCTGGTGCTGTTCACCCTGATCTTCCTGCTCAACGGCGGTCGCGACATCTTCGCCTTCATCACCAGGATCTTCCCGACGACGGTGCGCGACCGGGTCCGGGACGCCGGGCGGGCCGGGTTTCGTTCGCTGATCGGCTACGTGCGGGCGACCTGCCTGGTGGCCCTTGTCGATGCGATCGGTATCGGTACCGGCCTGGCGATCATGGGGGTGCCGCTGGCGCTACCGCTGGCCTCGCTGGTGTTCCTCGGTGCGTTCATCCCGCTCGTGGGTGCGGTGCTCACCGGCGGGATCGCCGTCGTCGTCGCGCTCATCGCCAAGGGCTGGGTGTACGCCTTGATCACGCTGGGCCTCATCATCGCCGTACAGCAGCTGGAAGCGCATGTGCTGCAACCGATCGTGATGGGTCGCGCGGTGTCGCTGCATCCCCTGGCCGTGGTGCTGGCCATCGCCGGGGGCGGTGTGCTGGCCGGCATCGTCGGCGCCCTGCTCGCGGTGCCGGCACTGGCGGTCACCAACAGCGCGGTGCGGGTGCTGCTGGCACCGGATCCGGACGCCGAGGAAGCCCTGCTGGCCGCCGAATCGGGTGCGGGGCCGGACCCCGACCCCGATCCTGGGGCCGGGGACGAGTCCGGTTAG
- a CDS encoding NYN domain-containing protein, with protein sequence MSATSDTTEVPELAAPADEAQSPAIRKVLLVWDAPNLDMGLGSILGGRPTAAHRPRFDALGRWLLQRTADISAVAATGSAEDAPLGSLEAHLEPEATVFTNIAPGSADVVRPWVEALRNVGFAVFAKPKVDDDSDVDSDMLDHIALRRGEGLAGLVVASADGQAFRAPLEEIAHDGVPVQVLGFREHASWALASDTLEFVDLEDIAGVFREPLPRIGLDSLPEQGAWLQPFRPLSALLTSRL encoded by the coding sequence ATGAGCGCGACCTCCGACACCACCGAGGTGCCGGAGCTGGCGGCCCCCGCCGACGAGGCACAGTCGCCGGCGATCAGGAAGGTGCTGCTGGTCTGGGACGCGCCCAACCTGGACATGGGACTGGGCTCGATCCTCGGTGGCCGCCCGACGGCCGCGCACCGGCCGCGCTTCGACGCGCTGGGGCGGTGGCTGCTGCAACGCACCGCCGATATCTCGGCGGTCGCGGCCACCGGCAGCGCCGAGGACGCACCGCTGGGCTCGTTGGAGGCCCACCTCGAGCCGGAAGCCACCGTCTTCACCAATATCGCCCCTGGTAGCGCCGATGTCGTTCGCCCGTGGGTGGAGGCGCTGCGTAACGTGGGCTTTGCGGTCTTCGCGAAGCCCAAAGTCGATGACGACAGCGACGTCGACAGCGACATGCTCGACCACATCGCGCTCCGCCGGGGCGAAGGTCTGGCGGGTCTGGTCGTGGCGTCGGCCGACGGTCAGGCGTTCCGCGCGCCGCTCGAGGAGATCGCGCACGACGGCGTTCCGGTGCAGGTGCTGGGATTTCGCGAACATGCCAGTTGGGCGTTAGCGTCGGATACCTTGGAGTTCGTCGACCTGGAGGACATCGCAGGTGTCTTCCGGGAGCCGTTACCGCGAATCGGCCTTGATTCGCTGCCCGAGCAGGGCGCTTGGCTGCAGCCCTTCCGGCCGCTGTCGGCGCTTCTGACCTCGCGCTTATAG
- a CDS encoding lysylphosphatidylglycerol synthase transmembrane domain-containing protein, whose protein sequence is MSHDDAPMSSDHHQASPPDGRRRGKYWWVRWAILAVAVIVLTVELVLVWDQLAKAWKSLLSANGWWVLAAVAAAMASMHSFAQIQRTLLRSAGVEVRQWRSEAAFYAGNALSTTLPGGPVLSATFVYRQQRIWGASPMVASWQLVMSGVLQVVGLALLGLGGAFLLGASKNPLSLIFTLGGFVALLVLAQTVAANPQQIDGIGVRLLSRFNAVRGKPLDTGLAGWRRMLTQLESVSLSRRALTNAFSWSMFNWIADVACLAFAAYAAGGHPSLAGLTVAYAAARAVGSIPLMPGGLLVVEAVLVPGLVSSGMTLAQAISAMLIYRLASWIFISTIGWVIFFFMFRTEADLDPDADPHREPEPDDTRETATESQDMTFTPDPDNTRNPDS, encoded by the coding sequence GTGTCGCATGACGACGCGCCGATGAGCAGCGACCACCACCAGGCCTCCCCACCCGATGGCCGTCGCCGCGGCAAGTACTGGTGGGTGCGCTGGGCCATCCTCGCAGTCGCCGTCATCGTGCTGACCGTGGAACTGGTCCTGGTCTGGGACCAGCTGGCCAAGGCGTGGAAGAGCCTGCTGTCGGCGAACGGATGGTGGGTGCTGGCGGCCGTCGCCGCGGCGATGGCCTCGATGCACAGTTTCGCCCAGATCCAGCGCACCCTGCTGCGTTCGGCCGGTGTGGAGGTCAGGCAGTGGCGGTCCGAGGCCGCGTTCTATGCGGGTAACGCGCTGTCCACGACCCTGCCCGGCGGCCCGGTGCTGTCGGCCACCTTCGTCTACCGCCAGCAGCGGATCTGGGGCGCGTCACCGATGGTGGCCTCGTGGCAGCTGGTGATGTCCGGGGTGCTTCAGGTGGTCGGCCTGGCACTGCTCGGCCTGGGCGGGGCATTCCTGCTCGGCGCCAGCAAGAACCCGCTGTCCCTGATCTTCACCTTGGGCGGGTTCGTCGCGCTGCTGGTGCTGGCGCAGACCGTCGCAGCCAATCCGCAACAGATCGACGGCATCGGCGTCCGGCTGTTGTCCCGGTTCAACGCGGTGCGGGGCAAACCCCTCGACACCGGATTGGCCGGCTGGCGCAGGATGCTCACACAGCTGGAATCGGTCAGTCTCAGCCGGCGGGCACTGACGAATGCGTTCAGTTGGTCGATGTTCAACTGGATCGCCGATGTCGCCTGCCTGGCGTTCGCCGCGTACGCCGCGGGCGGACACCCGTCGCTGGCCGGGCTGACGGTGGCCTACGCCGCGGCCCGTGCGGTCGGCTCGATCCCGCTGATGCCCGGCGGCCTGCTGGTGGTCGAGGCAGTCCTGGTACCCGGCCTGGTGTCCAGCGGAATGACGCTGGCCCAAGCCATTTCGGCAATGCTGATCTATCGCTTGGCCAGCTGGATCTTCATCTCCACGATCGGCTGGGTGATCTTCTTCTTCATGTTCCGCACCGAGGCGGACCTGGACCCAGACGCCGACCCGCACCGGGAACCCGAGCCGGACGACACTCGCGAAACCGCCACCGAAAGCCAGGACATGACCTTCACCCCCGATCCCGACAACACCCGCAACCCCGACTCATGA
- the trmB gene encoding tRNA (guanosine(46)-N7)-methyltransferase TrmB, with protein MSDDGPMHAQREEAGRELPDSGTAGLSAANGAQDGVPITHHARRVSSFRNRRSTLSGGQQELWERRWPELGAEARDTTGRPLPRDLPQWFGRQAPVVLEIGCGTGISTLAMAIDEPHLDVVAVEVYRRGLAQLLGAIDRTAKTDHPVTNIRLIRGDGLDVLEHFFGTASLTGVRVFFPDPWPKARHHKRRLLQPETVALIADRLVPGGILHAATDHAGYAEQIVEVGDAEPLLQRVSADSRLPISVRRPETKYEGKGLEAGRDIAELVWARVE; from the coding sequence ATGAGCGACGATGGACCGATGCATGCCCAGCGCGAGGAAGCCGGTCGTGAGCTGCCGGATTCGGGTACCGCGGGCCTGAGCGCAGCGAACGGCGCCCAGGACGGTGTGCCGATCACGCACCATGCCCGGCGGGTCAGCAGCTTCAGGAACCGGCGGTCCACCCTGTCCGGCGGTCAGCAGGAGCTGTGGGAGCGGCGTTGGCCCGAGCTCGGCGCCGAGGCCCGCGACACCACCGGGCGTCCGCTGCCCCGCGACCTCCCGCAGTGGTTCGGCCGTCAGGCCCCGGTGGTCCTGGAGATCGGCTGCGGCACCGGCATCTCGACGCTGGCCATGGCCATCGACGAACCGCACCTGGACGTGGTGGCCGTGGAGGTCTACCGGCGCGGGCTGGCGCAGCTGCTCGGGGCGATCGACCGCACCGCCAAGACGGACCACCCCGTGACGAACATCCGGTTGATCCGCGGTGACGGCCTGGACGTGCTCGAACACTTCTTCGGCACGGCCTCGCTGACCGGCGTACGGGTCTTCTTCCCCGATCCTTGGCCGAAGGCCCGGCACCACAAACGCCGGCTGCTGCAACCCGAGACCGTGGCGCTCATCGCCGACCGCCTGGTGCCCGGCGGAATCCTGCACGCCGCCACCGACCACGCCGGCTACGCCGAGCAGATCGTCGAAGTGGGTGACGCTGAACCACTGCTGCAGCGGGTATCCGCAGACAGCCGGCTGCCGATTTCGGTGCGGCGGCCCGAGACCAAGTACGAAGGAAAGGGCCTGGAGGCCGGGCGCGATATCGCCGAGCTGGTCTGGGCGCGGGTGGAGTGA
- a CDS encoding phosphoenolpyruvate carboxykinase (GTP) — translation MTSATIPGLDTAPTKHQGLLAWVQEVAELTQPDRVVFADGSEEEYERLAAQLVEVGTFQKLNPEKQPNSYLALSDPSDVARVESRTFICSEREVDAGPTNNWMAPAEMRSLMTDLYRGSMRGRTMWVVPFCMGPLDAEDPKLGVEITDSEYVVVSMRTMTRMGQAALDKMGDDGFFVKALHSIGAPLEPGQKDVPWPCNDTKYITHFPETREIWSFGSGYGGNALLGKKCYSLRIASAMAHDEGWLAEHMLILKLISPENKAYFIAAAFPSACGKTNLAMLQPTIPGWRAETVGDDIAWMRFGKDGRLYAVNPEFGFFGVAPGTNWSSNPNAMKTIAAGNTVFTNVAKTDDGDVWWEGLEGEPDHLIDWKGHDWILRETESKAAHPNSRYCTPISQCPTLAPEWDDPQGVPISAILFGGRRKTTVPLITQARDWQHGVFIGATLGSEQTAAAEGKVGTVRRDPMAMLPFLGYNVGDYFQHWINIGKNADESKMPAVFFVNWFRRGDDGRFLWPGFGENSRVLKWAIERIEHTAEGKSTPIGIVPTAADLDLEGLDVKASDVDEALAVNADEWRAELPLIEEWFEFVGEKLPTAILDEFDTLKTRLAESD, via the coding sequence ATGACTTCAGCGACCATTCCCGGTCTCGACACTGCACCGACCAAACATCAGGGGTTGTTGGCCTGGGTTCAGGAGGTCGCGGAGCTGACGCAGCCCGACCGGGTGGTTTTCGCCGACGGCTCCGAGGAGGAGTACGAGCGTCTCGCCGCGCAGCTGGTCGAGGTAGGTACCTTCCAGAAGCTCAATCCGGAGAAGCAGCCGAACTCCTACCTGGCGCTGTCCGACCCGTCCGACGTCGCCCGCGTCGAATCCCGCACGTTCATCTGTTCCGAGCGCGAGGTCGACGCCGGCCCCACCAACAACTGGATGGCGCCCGCCGAGATGCGGTCACTGATGACCGATCTGTACCGCGGCAGCATGCGCGGCCGGACCATGTGGGTCGTCCCGTTCTGCATGGGCCCCCTGGACGCCGAGGATCCCAAGCTCGGTGTCGAGATCACCGACTCGGAGTACGTGGTGGTCTCGATGCGCACAATGACCCGGATGGGGCAGGCCGCGCTGGACAAGATGGGCGACGACGGGTTCTTCGTCAAGGCACTGCACTCGATCGGCGCCCCGCTGGAGCCGGGTCAGAAGGACGTGCCCTGGCCCTGCAACGACACGAAGTACATCACCCACTTCCCGGAGACCCGGGAGATCTGGAGCTTCGGTTCCGGCTACGGCGGTAACGCGCTGCTGGGCAAGAAGTGCTACTCGCTGCGCATCGCGTCGGCGATGGCCCACGACGAGGGCTGGCTGGCCGAGCACATGCTGATCCTCAAGCTGATCAGCCCGGAGAACAAGGCGTACTTCATCGCCGCGGCGTTCCCGTCGGCGTGCGGTAAGACCAACCTCGCGATGCTGCAGCCCACCATCCCGGGCTGGCGTGCCGAGACCGTCGGTGACGATATCGCGTGGATGCGGTTCGGCAAGGACGGCCGCCTCTACGCCGTCAACCCCGAATTCGGTTTCTTCGGCGTCGCACCCGGCACCAACTGGAGCAGCAACCCGAACGCGATGAAGACCATCGCGGCGGGCAACACCGTCTTCACCAACGTCGCCAAGACCGACGACGGCGATGTGTGGTGGGAGGGGCTGGAGGGCGAGCCCGACCACCTGATCGACTGGAAGGGTCACGACTGGATCCTGCGTGAGACGGAAAGCAAGGCGGCGCACCCGAACTCGCGCTACTGCACCCCGATCTCGCAGTGCCCGACGCTGGCGCCGGAGTGGGACGACCCGCAGGGCGTGCCGATCTCGGCCATCCTGTTCGGTGGCCGTCGCAAGACCACTGTCCCGCTGATCACGCAGGCTCGCGACTGGCAGCACGGGGTGTTCATCGGCGCCACGCTGGGCTCTGAGCAGACCGCCGCCGCCGAGGGCAAGGTCGGCACCGTCCGCCGCGACCCGATGGCGATGCTGCCGTTCCTCGGCTACAACGTCGGCGACTACTTCCAGCATTGGATCAACATCGGCAAGAACGCCGACGAGTCCAAGATGCCCGCGGTGTTCTTCGTGAACTGGTTCCGCCGGGGCGACGACGGCCGGTTCCTGTGGCCCGGTTTCGGCGAGAACAGCCGGGTGCTCAAGTGGGCCATCGAGCGTATCGAGCACACGGCCGAGGGCAAGAGCACGCCGATCGGTATCGTGCCGACCGCCGCTGATCTGGACCTCGAGGGTCTCGATGTGAAGGCCTCCGATGTCGACGAGGCGCTGGCCGTGAACGCCGATGAGTGGCGCGCCGAGCTGCCGCTGATCGAGGAGTGGTTCGAGTTCGTCGGCGAGAAGCTGCCCACCGCGATCTTGGACGAGTTCGACACGCTGAAGACGCGCTTGGCCGAGTCCGACTGA
- a CDS encoding MMPL family transporter, with protein sequence MFAWWGRTVYRFRYIVIGVMVALCLGGGVFGASLGQHVTQSGFYNEGSESVRASLLSDEVYGRDRTSHVVAILTPPDDKKVTDKDWQKKVVGELDQVVKDHPDQIVGWVGWLKAPDTTDPTVSQMKTQDLRHTFVSIPLKGDDDDTILKNYQTVQPDLEKINGGDIKLAGLNPLASELTGTIGTDQQRAEVVIIPLVAVVLFFVFGGAVAAALPAIIGGLTIGGALGILRFTAEFGPVHYFAQPVVTMMGFGIAIDYGLFIVSRFREELAEGYDVEAAVRRSVMTSGRTVAFSAVIIVASILPLLLIPLGFLKSITYAVIASVLLAALLSISVLPAVLGILGTNVDALGVRTLLRVPFLANWPFSRKIIDWFIEKTQKTKTREEVEKGFWGRLVNMVMKRPIAFAAPILVLMILLVIPIGQLALGGLSEKYLPPDNPVRSAQEQFDKEFSGFRTEPLTLVIRSDNGEPVTDQQLATLRSEAQTVSGFSGTDNPSKMWQERSVQEGGSKDPSVRVLQNGLVNSGDAPKKIEELRALTPPRGTTVLVGGTSALAQDSITTLFDKLPLIAVILVITTTILMFLAFGSIVLPIKAALMSALTLGSTMGILTWMFVEGGHGSGLFNYTPQPLLAPMIGLIIAVIWGLSTDYEVFLVSRMVEARERGLSTAEAIRIGTATTGRLITGAALVLAVVVAAFAFSDLVVMKYLAFGLLIALLLDATVIRMFLVPAIMKLLGDDCWWAPQWMKRVQQRIGLGEVELPDERKRPTVRDSGEPAADPAALVGVGAPLPALPAHDPTHPAAPPAPPAGGRPPVRPAGPSAAGTTRIPTTAPAAPEPPTTRFAAQPESPATVAIDAARNAVNSAGTQAPADRARRGEPRDKREIESWLGDLRSGGQERSDPGRQLSGNTSPPPPARPSAQPTVAMGDPGGNAPTTAIPAQRDADPATEKLDTSKVRDKAETGDDAPTRRSGGLSAADLLRREGRL encoded by the coding sequence GTGTTCGCCTGGTGGGGTCGAACGGTGTACCGATTCCGATACATAGTGATCGGTGTCATGGTCGCACTGTGCCTTGGTGGCGGCGTGTTCGGGGCGAGCCTCGGTCAGCATGTCACCCAGAGCGGTTTCTACAACGAGGGCAGCGAGTCGGTGCGAGCGTCGCTGCTCAGCGACGAGGTGTACGGCCGGGACCGCACCAGCCACGTCGTCGCGATCCTGACGCCGCCCGATGACAAGAAGGTCACCGACAAGGACTGGCAGAAGAAGGTCGTCGGTGAGCTGGACCAGGTGGTCAAGGACCATCCCGATCAGATCGTCGGTTGGGTGGGCTGGCTGAAGGCCCCCGACACCACCGATCCGACCGTCAGCCAGATGAAGACGCAGGATCTGCGGCACACCTTCGTCAGCATCCCGCTCAAGGGCGATGACGACGACACCATCCTGAAGAACTACCAGACCGTTCAGCCCGACCTCGAGAAGATCAACGGCGGCGATATCAAACTCGCCGGCCTGAATCCGCTGGCCAGCGAACTGACCGGCACCATCGGCACCGACCAGCAACGAGCCGAGGTCGTCATCATCCCGCTGGTGGCCGTGGTGCTGTTCTTCGTGTTCGGTGGCGCCGTCGCCGCGGCCCTGCCCGCCATCATCGGCGGCCTGACCATCGGTGGTGCGCTGGGCATCCTGCGGTTCACCGCCGAGTTCGGGCCCGTGCACTATTTCGCGCAACCCGTGGTGACGATGATGGGCTTCGGTATCGCCATCGACTACGGGCTGTTCATCGTCAGCCGATTCCGGGAGGAACTGGCCGAAGGCTATGACGTCGAGGCCGCGGTTCGAAGATCGGTGATGACCTCGGGCCGCACGGTCGCGTTCTCCGCGGTGATCATCGTCGCCTCCATCCTGCCGCTGCTGCTCATCCCGCTCGGCTTCCTGAAATCCATCACGTACGCGGTCATCGCGTCGGTGCTGCTGGCCGCGTTGCTGTCGATCAGCGTGCTGCCCGCCGTACTCGGCATCCTCGGCACCAATGTCGACGCCCTCGGCGTGCGCACCCTGCTGCGGGTGCCGTTCCTGGCGAACTGGCCGTTCTCCCGCAAGATCATCGACTGGTTCATCGAGAAGACCCAGAAGACCAAGACCCGCGAAGAGGTCGAGAAGGGCTTCTGGGGCCGGCTGGTCAATATGGTGATGAAGCGGCCCATCGCGTTCGCCGCCCCCATCCTCGTCCTGATGATCCTGCTGGTCATTCCCATCGGGCAGCTCGCGCTGGGTGGCCTCAGCGAGAAGTACCTGCCGCCGGACAACCCGGTGCGTAGTGCCCAGGAACAGTTCGACAAAGAGTTCTCCGGTTTCCGTACCGAACCGCTGACCCTGGTGATCCGTAGCGACAACGGCGAGCCGGTGACCGATCAGCAACTGGCCACGCTGCGGTCCGAGGCCCAGACGGTGTCCGGTTTCTCCGGCACCGACAACCCGTCGAAGATGTGGCAGGAACGCTCGGTGCAGGAGGGCGGGTCCAAGGACCCGTCGGTGCGGGTACTGCAGAACGGTCTGGTGAACAGCGGTGACGCCCCCAAGAAGATCGAGGAACTGCGGGCGCTGACGCCACCTCGCGGCACCACGGTGCTGGTGGGCGGCACGTCCGCGCTGGCACAGGACAGCATCACCACCCTGTTCGACAAACTGCCGCTGATCGCGGTGATCCTGGTGATCACGACGACCATCCTGATGTTCCTGGCGTTCGGTTCGATCGTGCTGCCGATCAAGGCGGCTTTGATGAGCGCCCTGACCCTGGGGTCCACGATGGGCATCCTGACCTGGATGTTCGTCGAGGGCGGCCACGGTTCGGGCTTGTTCAACTACACGCCACAGCCCCTCCTGGCGCCGATGATCGGCCTGATCATCGCGGTCATCTGGGGCCTGTCCACCGACTACGAGGTCTTCCTGGTGTCCCGGATGGTCGAGGCCCGCGAACGCGGCCTGTCCACCGCGGAGGCCATTCGGATCGGCACCGCCACCACCGGCCGGCTCATCACCGGCGCCGCGCTGGTGCTGGCCGTGGTCGTCGCCGCGTTCGCGTTCTCCGATCTGGTGGTGATGAAGTACCTGGCCTTCGGCCTGCTCATCGCGCTGCTGCTGGACGCCACCGTCATCCGGATGTTCCTGGTGCCGGCGATCATGAAGCTGCTGGGCGACGACTGCTGGTGGGCCCCGCAATGGATGAAGCGGGTCCAGCAGCGGATCGGGCTCGGCGAGGTCGAACTGCCCGACGAGCGCAAGCGCCCGACGGTCCGGGATTCCGGCGAGCCCGCAGCCGACCCGGCCGCTCTGGTCGGGGTCGGCGCACCGCTGCCGGCCCTGCCCGCCCACGATCCCACCCATCCGGCCGCACCGCCCGCACCACCGGCGGGCGGACGACCTCCGGTGCGCCCGGCCGGACCGTCGGCCGCGGGCACCACCCGGATTCCGACCACCGCGCCCGCCGCGCCCGAGCCGCCGACGACGCGGTTCGCCGCGCAGCCCGAGTCGCCCGCCACCGTGGCGATCGACGCGGCGCGTAACGCGGTCAACTCCGCCGGTACCCAGGCGCCGGCCGATCGGGCCCGCCGGGGTGAGCCGCGCGACAAGCGAGAGATCGAATCCTGGCTGGGTGATCTTCGCAGCGGCGGGCAGGAGCGAAGCGACCCGGGAAGACAGCTCAGCGGGAATACTTCACCCCCGCCACCGGCGCGCCCGTCGGCACAACCGACGGTCGCGATGGGCGATCCGGGTGGCAACGCACCGACGACCGCCATCCCCGCCCAGCGTGACGCCGACCCGGCCACCGAGAAGTTGGACACCTCCAAGGTGCGCGACAAAGCCGAAACCGGCGACGATGCACCGACCCGTCGCAGTGGCGGGCTCAGCGCCGCCGACCTGCTGCGGCGCGAGGGCAGGCTCTAA